Proteins encoded together in one Priestia aryabhattai window:
- a CDS encoding class I SAM-dependent methyltransferase, giving the protein MENSVFERIAKRYDSEERIELAKIIVKEVRTELSKSESKSLIDYGSGTGLVSLELSDLVDSVLLVDSSQQMLEVAKAKISHKGITNSKVLCSDFTEETPELKADIVLMSLVLLHIPNTKKILQELFNILNDNGKLIIVDFDKNLSISHPKVQNGFLHNELKELLAEVGFKSIKIKTFHHGHKIFMNQDASMFISSGIK; this is encoded by the coding sequence ATGGAAAATAGTGTTTTTGAAAGAATTGCAAAAAGGTATGATTCGGAAGAACGGATTGAATTAGCTAAAATTATCGTGAAGGAAGTAAGAACAGAATTATCAAAAAGTGAATCAAAATCTTTAATAGACTATGGGAGCGGTACAGGCTTAGTTAGCTTAGAGTTATCGGATTTAGTTGACTCTGTTTTGTTGGTTGATTCATCTCAACAAATGCTGGAGGTAGCGAAAGCTAAAATTTCTCACAAAGGAATCACGAACTCAAAAGTCCTTTGTTCAGATTTCACTGAAGAAACTCCTGAACTCAAGGCAGATATAGTTTTAATGTCATTAGTCCTCCTTCATATCCCAAATACTAAAAAAATCTTACAAGAATTATTTAATATTTTAAATGATAACGGGAAGCTAATTATTGTTGATTTTGATAAAAATCTTAGCATTAGTCATCCGAAAGTTCAGAATGGTTTTTTACATAATGAACTGAAAGAACTATTAGCTGAAGTTGGGTTTAAATCAATAAAAATAAAGACCTTCCATCATGGTCATAAAATCTTTATGAATCAAGATGCTTCTATGTTTATTTCTAGCGGTATAAAGTAA
- a CDS encoding DUF6366 family protein, translated as MSENKEAPEKRRERLKQEELNKNPAGNINDAFNRNEAGNLSGLAGSLGWKGLGILIAIIIIGFIVASLFLK; from the coding sequence ATGAGCGAAAATAAAGAAGCACCTGAAAAAAGAAGAGAGAGGCTGAAACAAGAAGAGTTAAATAAAAATCCAGCGGGGAATATTAATGATGCATTTAACAGAAATGAAGCCGGAAACCTATCTGGTTTAGCAGGCAGCTTAGGATGGAAGGGGCTAGGTATACTTATTGCTATAATAATTATAGGTTTTATCGTTGCGTCATTATTTTTGAAATAA
- a CDS encoding HAD family hydrolase → MLQSLIFDMDGTLFQTDKILELSLDDTFNHLRTLNQWDAGTPIDKYREIMGVPLPKVWEALLPDHSDEIRKYADDYFLKSLVDNIRKGKGALYPNVKEVFSYLKENNCSIYIASNGLKEYLKAIVDHYDLNKWVTETFSIQQIQTLDKGDLVHTIIKKYDIKHAAVVGDRLSDINAAKDNSLMAVGCNFDFAQEAELAQADVVIDDLMELKNIVSKRNNSLSV, encoded by the coding sequence ATGTTGCAATCACTGATTTTTGATATGGATGGAACGCTGTTTCAAACAGATAAAATTTTAGAATTATCACTTGATGATACCTTTAACCATTTGCGTACACTCAATCAATGGGACGCTGGCACTCCTATTGATAAGTATCGTGAAATCATGGGTGTACCGTTACCCAAAGTATGGGAAGCTTTATTACCTGATCATTCAGATGAAATAAGAAAGTATGCGGATGACTATTTTTTGAAAAGCTTAGTTGATAATATAAGAAAAGGGAAAGGTGCTTTATATCCTAATGTAAAAGAGGTTTTTAGCTATTTAAAAGAAAATAATTGTTCCATTTACATAGCAAGTAACGGTTTAAAAGAGTATTTAAAAGCGATTGTAGACCATTACGATTTGAATAAGTGGGTGACAGAGACATTTAGTATCCAACAAATTCAAACTCTCGATAAAGGAGATTTAGTCCACACGATTATAAAGAAATACGATATCAAACATGCAGCCGTAGTAGGAGACCGCCTATCTGATATAAATGCTGCAAAAGATAATAGTTTAATGGCAGTGGGGTGCAATTTTGATTTTGCTCAGGAAGCTGAGCTTGCGCAGGCTGATGTGGTAATAGATGATTTAATGGAGCTAAAAAACATTGTATCTAAAAGAAATAATAGTTTGTCAGTCTAA
- a CDS encoding GNAT family N-acetyltransferase: MLNIRIAHPEDAEKIVAIKKDIVMKNDCLLRLPEDKQETADEYRKKMQKKKDNGGLTLVIEWKDEVIGFLSFSRSSYKRLYHTGSFGISVKPECSNLGAGTKLLSYLIKWAKEQEGLEKINLDVFSNNKPAIHLYQKLGFREEGKQVNQIKLKDGSYADITFMSLSL; encoded by the coding sequence ATGTTGAACATCCGTATAGCTCATCCAGAAGATGCCGAAAAAATTGTTGCCATAAAAAAAGATATAGTTATGAAAAATGATTGTCTTCTTCGATTACCTGAGGATAAACAAGAAACAGCAGATGAATATCGAAAAAAAATGCAAAAGAAAAAAGATAATGGTGGATTAACATTAGTTATAGAATGGAAGGATGAAGTTATTGGATTCCTTTCTTTTTCCAGATCTTCTTATAAGCGTTTGTATCATACTGGTTCGTTTGGTATTAGTGTGAAGCCGGAATGTTCGAACTTGGGTGCTGGAACTAAGTTACTATCTTATTTAATAAAATGGGCAAAGGAGCAAGAGGGGTTAGAAAAGATAAACTTGGATGTATTCTCAAACAATAAACCAGCTATCCACTTATATCAAAAATTAGGGTTTAGAGAAGAAGGGAAACAAGTAAACCAGATTAAATTAAAAGATGGTTCCTACGCTGATATAACCTTTATGTCGTTGTCTTTATAA
- a CDS encoding DJ-1/PfpI family protein, whose translation MKIGFILFDQLTALDFIGFYDGVTRLKTLGFKDAVTWDLCALTEEINDDRGITFKVNKVSPHLSEYDLIFVPGGMGTRTLQYNAEFIDWLQTAKDVTYKVSVCTGSLLLGAAGFLANKKATTHPNAFNLLQQYTNKVEQERIVHDDGIITGGGVSTSVDLGLYICGLIEGAETVAKIQKQMDYPYYKNNIVT comes from the coding sequence ATGAAAATTGGCTTTATTCTTTTTGATCAATTAACAGCGTTAGATTTTATAGGGTTTTACGATGGAGTTACAAGATTAAAAACGCTCGGGTTCAAAGATGCTGTAACATGGGATTTATGCGCGCTAACTGAGGAGATAAATGATGACCGAGGCATTACGTTTAAAGTAAATAAAGTTTCACCCCATCTATCAGAATACGATTTAATTTTCGTGCCAGGCGGAATGGGGACTAGGACTTTACAATATAATGCAGAATTTATTGATTGGTTACAAACTGCAAAAGATGTGACGTACAAAGTGTCCGTATGTACAGGCTCGCTTTTACTTGGAGCGGCTGGTTTTTTAGCAAACAAAAAAGCTACCACTCATCCGAATGCATTCAATTTATTGCAGCAATATACAAATAAAGTAGAGCAAGAACGGATTGTTCACGATGATGGTATTATTACGGGCGGTGGAGTTTCCACTTCAGTAGATTTAGGTCTATACATATGTGGGTTAATCGAGGGAGCAGAAACTGTAGCGAAGATTCAAAAACAAATGGATTACCCTTACTATAAAAATAATATTGTAACGTAA
- a CDS encoding beta-glucoside-specific PTS transporter subunit IIABC, which yields MDYKQLGRDILDLAGGKENVAMLTHCATRLRFEFNDVSLVNAKEIEKLPGVISVVDKGGQFQVVVGNEVQQSYRAIINVIGEKADSSGPKKGQNSEKKSWVSRFISVISTTFTPMIPAIIGAGMIKAILSVLVLVGFLTEKSQTYFVLNTIADAAFFFMPVLLAYGASIKFETSPILAMTIAGVLLHPNWSTVLKAGDPLHFMGVPVRLTDYAGSVLPIIITVWIMSYIERLAERVSPSMIKFFTKPMLVLVITAPLALVVIGPFGTYLNDLVAVAAESINERASWLIPLLMGGLQPFLIVTGTAWAMTPIATSQLTRHGAEMINGPGMLASNIAQGAATLAVALKTNNKQLKQLAGSAGFTALVGITEPSLYGVTLKLKKPLIAAMIGGGCAGIYAGLSGLVRYAFVSPGLAALPAFIGENPMNIVHALITIAIAFVVTFTLTWIIGFDDPIDESKKVAPEGIKEKKPVTIKNQIEVGSLQVMSPLEGELVPLSTVNDDVFSSGLLGKGIAIIPNKGEVFAPFSGEIITLLESKHAIGLKGDNGVELLIHVGIDTVTLKGQHFESYVSQGDRVESGDKMLEFDMEAIKAKGFELVTPVIVTNDKQFSEVELAEPASTHKGDLILSLK from the coding sequence ATGGATTACAAACAGTTAGGTAGGGATATTCTGGATTTAGCTGGGGGGAAAGAGAATGTAGCGATGTTAACACACTGCGCTACGAGACTTAGATTTGAATTTAATGATGTATCTCTAGTCAATGCAAAAGAAATTGAAAAATTGCCTGGGGTTATTTCAGTCGTAGACAAGGGAGGACAGTTTCAAGTTGTTGTAGGAAATGAAGTGCAGCAATCGTACCGTGCTATTATCAATGTTATCGGTGAAAAAGCAGATAGCAGCGGACCGAAAAAAGGACAAAACAGCGAAAAGAAAAGCTGGGTTTCGCGCTTTATTAGCGTCATTTCAACAACGTTTACACCAATGATTCCAGCTATTATCGGAGCTGGTATGATTAAAGCTATTTTATCAGTATTAGTGTTAGTAGGGTTTCTTACTGAAAAAAGCCAAACGTATTTCGTTTTAAATACGATTGCTGATGCTGCGTTCTTCTTTATGCCAGTATTGCTTGCATACGGGGCTTCCATTAAATTTGAAACCAGTCCAATACTGGCCATGACGATTGCGGGAGTGCTTTTGCATCCAAACTGGAGTACAGTCTTAAAAGCTGGAGACCCACTCCATTTTATGGGTGTTCCTGTACGTTTGACTGATTATGCAGGGTCAGTGCTTCCGATTATTATTACTGTATGGATTATGTCCTATATTGAACGTTTAGCTGAACGCGTATCACCTTCAATGATTAAATTTTTTACAAAACCAATGCTTGTTCTGGTAATTACCGCACCTCTGGCTTTAGTGGTCATCGGTCCATTTGGCACATATCTAAATGATTTAGTAGCTGTTGCGGCAGAATCAATCAACGAACGTGCAAGTTGGCTGATTCCGTTATTAATGGGAGGACTTCAGCCGTTTTTAATTGTAACAGGAACTGCGTGGGCAATGACGCCAATCGCTACGTCGCAATTAACAAGACATGGTGCAGAAATGATCAATGGTCCTGGAATGCTTGCTTCTAATATCGCTCAAGGAGCTGCCACATTGGCTGTCGCGCTAAAAACAAACAATAAACAGCTTAAACAACTCGCTGGTTCGGCTGGTTTCACTGCATTAGTTGGAATTACAGAGCCATCTCTTTATGGAGTAACTCTTAAATTGAAAAAACCTCTTATTGCAGCAATGATTGGAGGCGGATGTGCAGGAATTTATGCCGGACTTTCAGGTCTTGTCCGCTATGCATTCGTATCGCCAGGCCTAGCTGCACTACCAGCATTTATCGGTGAAAACCCGATGAATATTGTTCATGCGCTTATTACAATTGCCATTGCTTTTGTCGTTACATTTACCTTAACGTGGATTATTGGTTTTGATGATCCAATTGATGAATCAAAAAAAGTAGCTCCAGAAGGTATAAAAGAAAAAAAACCTGTCACAATCAAGAACCAGATAGAAGTTGGGTCTCTTCAGGTTATGAGTCCCCTCGAAGGAGAGTTAGTTCCATTGAGTACTGTTAATGATGACGTGTTTTCTAGCGGATTGCTTGGAAAAGGGATTGCAATTATTCCTAATAAAGGTGAAGTATTTGCGCCCTTTTCTGGTGAAATTATAACATTGTTAGAATCAAAGCATGCAATTGGTTTAAAAGGAGACAACGGGGTTGAACTGTTAATTCATGTAGGCATTGATACCGTTACTTTAAAAGGGCAACACTTTGAATCATATGTCAGCCAGGGAGATAGAGTAGAGTCTGGTGATAAAATGCTTGAATTTGATATGGAAGCTATTAAAGCAAAAGGTTTTGAATTAGTTACCCCAGTCATTGTTACCAATGATAAACAATTCTCTGAAG